From Solibaculum mannosilyticum:
AAGCCTGAGTCTTATAGGGCTGGCCGGAGTAGCAGTACATGTAGGGGATATGATGGTCGGGCTGGTTGGCCTGGCCATACTGACCCAGTTTGGAATCATAATGGTCGACGATGTAGTCACGGGCAGTACCGCCGAGAGTCTCGTCGGTGAAGAAGGCATCCAGGCGGGCGTTAAAGTTGTCTACGCCGCCGTAGAGGTTGATCAGACCCTGGACATCGCCCAGTGCCTGCCAGGTCATGGTGTAGCCGTTGGTCTCTTCGTAGGAGGAAACGCTACGGTCATAAGCATTGCCTTGGCCGGCGCCGACGGGACCAGTGGTCAAGCCATTGGGATATTTCCAACGGCCATCGGTGTAACGGCCGACGAACCAACCGCCGCCGCCATAGTTCCAGACGTTGACGTAGTTCTGAGAGCTGTTCTCAAAGTAGATAGCTTCGTCGGTGTGACCCAGGGATTCTGCCAGCTTGGATACGCCCCAGTCATTGAGGTAGTTGTCCAAAGCCCAGGACAGGCCCTTGCCTTCCACGCTGTCATCTGTGAAGCCAACGTAGGGAGCAGCGTCCATACCGGCGCGGCCGGCATAGCCGTCAACAGCGCCAGCGCCGCTTGTTGCATTGCGGGCGTAAACGGAAGCGTTCTTAAGGCTTGCCATGTAAGCATTCTCGACGTCAAAGTCGATGCCCTTCATAACAGCATCACCGAAGATGATGTCGGAGCTGGTGCCGACCATGGAGTTACGGCCGCCAACCGACAGCCAACGGGCCAGCCAGTCAGAATCGATGTAGTGCTGAACCAAGCCGTTGAGCAGGTCGCCGGCGTAGTCAGGAGTCAGCAGGTTGTAAGCGCTCCAGGAACCACGGAAGGTATCCCAGAAACCATTGTTGTAATAGAGTTTGTAGCCGGTCTTAACGGTACCGCGGAAGTAGGGGGAATTGTAGCTCCACACCGGATCTTCATTGGTGCCGGTATTCTCGGAGTAACCCAGCGGGTCTGCGTACAGACGCATGATGTTGGAATAAAGAGCCACTTTTTCTTCTTCGGAAGCGCCTTCCACCTGGATGGTGTTCATCAGGTTGTTCCAAGTATCGGTGGTCTCTTTCTTGACTTCGTCAAAGGACTTGTCGCCAACTTCCAGCTCCAGGCTGTGCTTGGCCTGGTCGGCGCTGATGAAGGAGGTGGCCATCTTCAAAACGACCTCTTCGGTGCCAGCCTCAAACTTGGCATTGCCGCTGCTCCAACCGCCTCCGTTTGCTGTCTGACTAGGAACCTTATCAAACTCGCCATAGACATACATGGTCTGACGGCCGCCTTCGCTGCCAGTACCACTACCAGTGCCGCTGAAAGTTCCATCATCGTTAAAGGTGACGTTACCCAAAACCACTGTGGGGGCCGAAGCGTCGGTCGGGAAGGTGAAGCGGGTGACCGAAGCGTGCTCGGTAGGAGTCAATTCGATCTTCATGCCGTCTTCCAGGTCAATGGAGAAGTAGTTGGGGTTGCCAACCATGGTGTCTTCATTGTATTGCCTGTTTCTGTTGCTGGTATCGCCGTTGGGATTGGCACCAAAGTTAAAGGTACCGAAGTCACCAACCCACTGGCTGGCTCTATGGGAGATGGCCATAGAGGTAAAGCCGTTGTCAGGACGGGGATACCAGTTGTTGTTACCGCCATTGTAGGGGCCCCAGACGTTAAAGCCATTGGGGGTCATGACGCAGGGCCACTGCAGGCCGCGGGAATACAGAGCCTTATTGTTGGTACCAACAAAGATATTGGCATACTCAACAGGAGTTTCCTTGGGAGAGGTATCCACTTCGCGGATGCGCAGATCATCGATGTAAGCATCGATCTCATGGGCAGTACCAGCATCGTTGGTAGCTTTGCCATAGTCGATGATGATCTTATCGATGGTCTTGCCGGCGGCTACTTCGCCGATGTTGCTCTTAACCTGGTTCCACTGTTTGGAATACAGGTGGCCGTTTTCACCCTGCTCCTGGCCGGTGATGCCGTGGCCGTACTGGTCAACAGCACCCAGGTCGCTCAGGAAAGTACCATCGGTGAACTGCAGGTCCATACCGATGTACTGGCTGGTGAATTCCCAGTCAAAGCCGCTGTAGTCGTTGTTTCCGCCGTAGGCGGGCAGGATAACGTAAGACAGCTGGGTGTCTTTTGTAACCTTGACGTTGACGTCTTTGTAAATTACATTCTGGGAAGCAGCTGCGCCTTCAGCCGGCTGCTGGCCGGTAACGCGCAGGGCATATCTTCCCTGCCAGGCGCTGTTGTAGGTGTTCTCTACGCCATAGGCTACCGAGGATTTCTTTGTGCTCAAAGCTCTGCCCATATTCTCGGACGACAATACGTTGTCCTCCAACAGGGTGGAACTTTCAGTTCCTTCAAAGGATGATAAAAATTCTTTGTTGGTGTCTTCCGCACCAGCAAAAATTGCACTTGCGGACGCACTGGTCGCAAGCAACGCTAAGCTTGCCATAAAAGCTAACGTTCTTTTGAATTTCATCTGCAATTTCCCTCCGTTTCAGTTTGGAATCCTTGCGTTTTGTTTGCGTTTCAACTGCTTACTTGTATTTGGGCTTCTACAAGCAAACAATGCATCACGCTCCTCTCGCTTTTGGAACTATGCTAACAACATAAGAGTTGATCCTTTTTTGCGTTTTGACCAAATAATAAAAAACACACTACCTAAATTACATTGACATTTTACCATACAGTTTTTTGATTTTCAATAGTCCCCCTCGATATTTATTTTCAAAATGCATTTATCGGAAATAAAGAATAAATAACGCCATCTTTTTTGTCTATTTTATCCCAAATAGACATTTGTAAAGGTTGATTTCTAATTTTCTTTTGAATCTTTTTATTCCC
This genomic window contains:
- a CDS encoding GH92 family glycosyl hydrolase; its protein translation is MKFKRTLAFMASLALLATSASASAIFAGAEDTNKEFLSSFEGTESSTLLEDNVLSSENMGRALSTKKSSVAYGVENTYNSAWQGRYALRVTGQQPAEGAAASQNVIYKDVNVKVTKDTQLSYVILPAYGGNNDYSGFDWEFTSQYIGMDLQFTDGTFLSDLGAVDQYGHGITGQEQGENGHLYSKQWNQVKSNIGEVAAGKTIDKIIIDYGKATNDAGTAHEIDAYIDDLRIREVDTSPKETPVEYANIFVGTNNKALYSRGLQWPCVMTPNGFNVWGPYNGGNNNWYPRPDNGFTSMAISHRASQWVGDFGTFNFGANPNGDTSNRNRQYNEDTMVGNPNYFSIDLEDGMKIELTPTEHASVTRFTFPTDASAPTVVLGNVTFNDDGTFSGTGSGTGSEGGRQTMYVYGEFDKVPSQTANGGGWSSGNAKFEAGTEEVVLKMATSFISADQAKHSLELEVGDKSFDEVKKETTDTWNNLMNTIQVEGASEEEKVALYSNIMRLYADPLGYSENTGTNEDPVWSYNSPYFRGTVKTGYKLYYNNGFWDTFRGSWSAYNLLTPDYAGDLLNGLVQHYIDSDWLARWLSVGGRNSMVGTSSDIIFGDAVMKGIDFDVENAYMASLKNASVYARNATSGAGAVDGYAGRAGMDAAPYVGFTDDSVEGKGLSWALDNYLNDWGVSKLAESLGHTDEAIYFENSSQNYVNVWNYGGGGWFVGRYTDGRWKYPNGLTTGPVGAGQGNAYDRSVSSYEETNGYTMTWQALGDVQGLINLYGGVDNFNARLDAFFTDETLGGTARDYIVDHYDSKLGQYGQANQPDHHIPYMYCYSGQPYKTQALTRDILERVYAGWSFGQGFPGDADNGQQSGWFIMSALGFYPISTGTDGYVITSPLYDKVTLNMKNGPLTIEAKNNSHDNVYIQSMTIDGEAYDDVFITYDKLMNAKEIVFEMGPNPSNWACDTTPPSITDADDTDVPNPLKDRTLSNVSTNGGENDHRTPWASVTGISNPANLFDNTNATASSTTSGEGSVTYYFPVAQKIEMYTVSSSGKASAPTGLKLYGSNDGTEWTELDSRADVAFDWDRQLKPFAVVNDTSYNYYRLDMTGAEGMSVSEIELMSYPEDIISIPESVADEDGVYNIEVKLDNHATGVIVRDPQFNDISNVATISTPVLNADGTKTVTISLISDYDDVYVTAKDQNGYEITTSRKTVALGAAVAETLTISKDDANVTATFTNTFEGGQEVNVVLGAYDAEGKLVDVSITYAEEVEPDGTVSGTISLIEGCTYKAFALGANAAPICEAVSLA